From one Paenibacillus terrae HPL-003 genomic stretch:
- the cmr6 gene encoding type III-B CRISPR module RAMP protein Cmr6 produces MNAHLAMTKSNEDMQDMSLKLIASKEDGRGDAKRVFYQKLIKAYETDWNTAKKSWYKHYYERYCKHENFGATTLLPIVVRSQTSLVIGHGGGSVLETGLALHRIYGVPYLPGTALKGVASHYAHRQLGDQHPALKREGADYDILFGTQSSAGCIQFHDALPTPETVCTALKQDVLTPHHQDYNGIIVESYRKDIEYEAPRDDDSPVPIPFLSASAHFHIVLTCEGEQEQAMKWLSLAKAILLGALRDEGIGGKTNAGYGRLLEV; encoded by the coding sequence ATGAATGCCCATCTGGCTATGACGAAGAGTAACGAAGATATGCAGGATATGTCCTTAAAACTGATTGCTAGCAAAGAGGATGGCAGAGGGGATGCCAAACGAGTTTTTTACCAGAAACTGATCAAGGCTTATGAAACGGACTGGAACACGGCAAAAAAAAGCTGGTATAAGCATTACTATGAACGATACTGCAAGCATGAGAATTTTGGAGCCACTACATTGTTGCCTATCGTGGTTAGATCACAAACATCGCTCGTTATTGGGCACGGAGGAGGCTCCGTGCTAGAGACTGGTCTGGCTCTGCACCGCATATATGGTGTGCCTTACCTTCCAGGAACCGCCCTGAAGGGTGTCGCTTCACATTATGCACATCGACAATTGGGTGATCAGCACCCAGCATTGAAGCGTGAAGGAGCCGATTACGACATTTTATTTGGCACACAATCATCAGCAGGATGTATTCAATTTCACGACGCCCTTCCCACGCCAGAAACAGTGTGCACAGCGCTCAAACAGGATGTGCTTACACCGCATCACCAGGATTATAACGGCATTATTGTAGAGTCTTATCGTAAGGACATTGAATACGAGGCTCCACGTGACGATGATTCTCCTGTTCCTATTCCATTCCTTTCAGCGTCGGCTCATTTCCATATCGTATTAACCTGTGAGGGAGAGCAGGAACAAGCTATGAAATGGCTAAGCTTGGCCAAAGCAATCCTGCTCGGAGCGCTAAGAGATGAAGGCATTGGCGGGAAGACCAACGCAGGATATGGAAGGTTGTTAGAGGTTTAA
- the cmr5 gene encoding type III-B CRISPR module-associated protein Cmr5, with translation MKSSQHEYAQAAFEGIKSLDADSAVAKQYGQLCHRFPSLVLTNGLRLAVAFFQAKGAERPHALYLEHMRKALALDRSWNDELRKENADYLHLSQRVLSASVWFKRYAEAILKIEQGTDTPEQGVN, from the coding sequence ATGAAATCATCCCAGCATGAGTATGCACAGGCCGCATTTGAAGGAATAAAGTCACTCGATGCGGACTCTGCCGTTGCCAAGCAATATGGGCAACTCTGTCACCGTTTTCCTTCGCTCGTTCTGACCAATGGATTACGTCTGGCCGTTGCCTTTTTTCAAGCGAAGGGCGCAGAAAGACCACATGCTTTATATTTGGAGCATATGCGGAAAGCGCTCGCCCTCGATAGATCGTGGAATGATGAACTCAGAAAAGAAAACGCAGACTATCTTCATTTGTCGCAGCGGGTACTGAGTGCCTCCGTCTGGTTCAAGCGGTATGCGGAAGCCATTCTGAAGATCGAACAAGGAACCGATACGCCGGAACAGGGGGTTAACTAA